From a region of the Coffea arabica cultivar ET-39 chromosome 3e, Coffea Arabica ET-39 HiFi, whole genome shotgun sequence genome:
- the LOC113738211 gene encoding stem-specific protein TSJT1: MLGVFSSSIMSPPDELVAAGSRTPSPKITAAALVNRFLQTNSSAVSMQIGDDAQLAYTHHNESPLHPRSFAVKDDIFCLFEGALDNLGSLKQQYGLSKSANEVVLMIEAYKALRDRAPYPPNHVVGHLEGNFAFIVFDKATSTLFVATDEKAKVPLYWGITADGWVAFADDADLLKGACGKSLASFPQGCFFSTALGELRSYENPKNKITAIPAKEEEIWGAKFMVEGPAVFAATK, translated from the exons ATGTTGGGAGTGTTTAGCAGTTCAATAATGTCGCCGCCGGATGAGCTGGTGGCAGCAGGTAGCCGGACACCGTCGCCGAAGATCACAGCGGCGGCGCTGGTGAATCGGTTTTTACAAACCAATTCCTCGGCGGTGTCGATGCAGATCGGCGATGATGCCCAGTTAGCTTATACTCATCACAACGAGTCACCTTTACACCCCAG GTCATTCGCAGTTAAGGATGACATATTTTGCCTGTTTGAGGGAGCACTTGATAATCTAGGGAGTCTGAAGCAACAATACGGGCTTTCAAAGTCTGCAAATGAggtggttttgatgattgaagcaTACAAGGCGCTTCGTGACAGGGCACCTTACCCTCCAAACCATGTTGTTGGCCACCTAGAAGGGAATTTTGCATTTATTGTCTTCGACAAGGCCACCTCCACCTTGTTTGTGGCTACT GATGAAAAGGCTAAGGTTCCTCTATATTGGGGAATCACTGCTGATGGATGGGTAGCATTTGCAGATGATGCTGACTTGCTTAAAGGTGCTTGTGGCAAGTCCCTTGCATCTTTCCCTCAAG GTTGCTTCTTCTCCACAGCTTTGGGTGAACTGAGAAGCTATGAGAATCCAAAGAATAAGATCACTGCAATTCCAGCTAAAGAGGAAGAAATATGGGGAGCAAAGTTCATG GTGGAAGGGCCAGCAGTATTTGCAGCCACAAAATAG
- the LOC113738212 gene encoding nuclear transcription factor Y subunit C-3 isoform X2: MDQQGNGQLPAGPVQAPQTAGLPASSTQMAQHQLAYQHIHQQQQQQLQQQLQNFWANQYQEIEQVTDFKNHSLPLARIKKIMKADEDVRMISAEAPVIFARACEMFILELTLRAWNHTEENKRRTLQKNDIAAAITRTDIFDFLVDIVPREDLKEEMLASIPRGPLPVGGPAEGVPYYYMSAQSAPPVGAPGMYMGKPVDQALYGHQPRPYMPQQMWPHQQQPPADS; the protein is encoded by the exons ATGGATCAGCAAGGAAACGGACAACTTCCAG CTGGTCCAGTTCAAGCTCCTCAAACAGCTGGCCTTCCTGCCTCTTCTACTCAGATGGCGCAACACCAGCTTGCCTATCAGCACATTCACCAGCAACAACAGCAGCAATTGCAGCAACAGCTCCAGAACTTTTGGGCAAACCAGTACCAAGAAATTGAGCAAGTGACTGATTTCAAGAATCATAGCCTGCCATTGGCCAGGatcaagaaaataatgaaaGCGGATGAAGATGTTAGAATGATTTCAGCAGAAGCACCAGTTATATTTGCCCGGGCCTGTGAGATGTTTATCCTCGAGTTAACCCTGCGTGCGTGGAACCACACAGAGGAGAATAAGAGGAGGACCCTTCAAAAAAATGACATTGCAGCAGCCATCACTAGGACTGacatatttgattttttggttGACATAGTACCAAGAGAGGACTTGAAAGAGGAGATGCTTGCATCAATCCCCAGAGGGCCCCTTCCTGTTGGAGGTCCTGCAGAGGGTGTCCCTTACTACTACATGTCAGCCCAGTCTGCTCCACCGGTTGGAGCTCCAGGGATGTATATGGGTAAACCCGTTGATCAAGCTCTTTATGGCCATCAGCCTCGTCCTTATATGCCTCAGCAGATGTGGCCACACCAACAGCAACCACCTGCCGATTCTTAG
- the LOC113738212 gene encoding nuclear transcription factor Y subunit C-3 isoform X1, with protein MDQQGNGQLPGMEVVGSSAHVPYSVAPYQTNQMMGLSPSASAGPVQAPQTAGLPASSTQMAQHQLAYQHIHQQQQQQLQQQLQNFWANQYQEIEQVTDFKNHSLPLARIKKIMKADEDVRMISAEAPVIFARACEMFILELTLRAWNHTEENKRRTLQKNDIAAAITRTDIFDFLVDIVPREDLKEEMLASIPRGPLPVGGPAEGVPYYYMSAQSAPPVGAPGMYMGKPVDQALYGHQPRPYMPQQMWPHQQQPPADS; from the coding sequence ATGGATCAGCAAGGAAACGGACAACTTCCAGGTATGGAGGTGGTTGGTAGCTCTGCTCATGTGCCATATAGTGTTGCACCATATCAAACTAACCAAATGATGGGCCTCTCTCCTTCTGCATCAGCTGGTCCAGTTCAAGCTCCTCAAACAGCTGGCCTTCCTGCCTCTTCTACTCAGATGGCGCAACACCAGCTTGCCTATCAGCACATTCACCAGCAACAACAGCAGCAATTGCAGCAACAGCTCCAGAACTTTTGGGCAAACCAGTACCAAGAAATTGAGCAAGTGACTGATTTCAAGAATCATAGCCTGCCATTGGCCAGGatcaagaaaataatgaaaGCGGATGAAGATGTTAGAATGATTTCAGCAGAAGCACCAGTTATATTTGCCCGGGCCTGTGAGATGTTTATCCTCGAGTTAACCCTGCGTGCGTGGAACCACACAGAGGAGAATAAGAGGAGGACCCTTCAAAAAAATGACATTGCAGCAGCCATCACTAGGACTGacatatttgattttttggttGACATAGTACCAAGAGAGGACTTGAAAGAGGAGATGCTTGCATCAATCCCCAGAGGGCCCCTTCCTGTTGGAGGTCCTGCAGAGGGTGTCCCTTACTACTACATGTCAGCCCAGTCTGCTCCACCGGTTGGAGCTCCAGGGATGTATATGGGTAAACCCGTTGATCAAGCTCTTTATGGCCATCAGCCTCGTCCTTATATGCCTCAGCAGATGTGGCCACACCAACAGCAACCACCTGCCGATTCTTAG
- the LOC113738213 gene encoding ATP-dependent (S)-NAD(P)H-hydrate dehydratase, which translates to MVRGFSPAAAAAVFRRQNFLIRCLGGYRKEKNYSNNFHHHCVIRMHSAMSGGPSLEADAVSILRSITPTLDPTRHKGQAGKVAVVGGCREYTGAPYFSAISALKLGADVSHVFCTKDAATVIKSYSPELIVHPILEESYSIRNEEKGSISAKVIEEVDKWMERFDCLVIGPGLGRDPFLLDCVSNIMKHARESNVPMVIDGDGLFLVANSPDLVRGYPLAVLTPNVNEYKRLVQKILNCEVNDEEGSKQLLALGKGIGGVTILRKGKSDFITDGEKVSAVSIYGSPRRCGGQGDILSGSVAVFLSWARQSANRGELGTNPTILGCIAASAILRKAASLAFDQKKRSTLTSDIIECLGRSLEEICPVIS; encoded by the exons ATGGTGCGTGGTTTTTCTCCAGCTGCTGCAGCTGCTGTTTTTAGGAGGCAAAATTTCTTGATAAGGTGTTTGGGAGGCTACAGAAAAGAGAAGAACTACAGCAACAATTTCCATCATCATTGTGTTATCAGAATGCATTCTGCCATGAGCGGTGGTCCCTCTTTGGAAGCTGACGCAGTTAGCATTTTGAGATCAATTACTCCTACTCTTGACCCAACCAGACATAAAGGCCAAGCTG GAAAAGTAGCTGTCGTTGGTGGATGTCGTGAATATACTGGAGCTCcatatttttctgctatatcaGCTCTAAAACTT GGTGCAGACGTATCACATGTATTCTGTACTAAAGATGCTGCTACTGTCATAAAAAGCTATAGTCCCGAGTTAATAGTGCATCCTATTCTGGAAGAATCTTACAGCATCAG GAATGAGGAAAAAGGATCAATATCAGCTAAGGTGATTGAGGAGGTAGATAAATGGATGGAAAGATTTGATTGTCTTGTTATTGGTCCAGGACTCGGGAGGGACCCCTTTCTCCTT GACTGTGTGAGTAACATCATGAAACATGCAAGGGAGTCCAATGTGCCAATGGTCATTGATGGT GATGGGCTTTTTCTTGTTGCAAATTCCCCTGATCTAGTTAGAGGTTATCCGTTAGCTGTTCTGACTCCAAATGTTAATGAATATAAGCGGCTTGTTCAGAAAATATTAAATTGTGAAGTAAATGATGAAGAAGGAAGCAAGCAGTTATTGGCTCTTGGAAAAGG GATTGGTGGTGTGACAATCTTACGAAAAGGAAAATCTGATTTCATCACTGATGGTGAAAAAG TTAGTGCAGTAAGCATATATGGTTCTCCTCGGCGTTGTGGTGGTCAGGGTGATATACTTTCAGGAAG TGTTGCTGTATTCCTTTCTTGGGCTCGTCAGTCTGCTAATAGAGGAGAGTTGGGTACGAATCCAACAATTTTAGGCTGCATCGCTGCATCTGCAATACTGAGAAAGGCAGCTTCTCTTGCATTTGATCAGAAGAAAAGGTCGACTCTTACCAGTGATATCATCGAGTGCTTGGGAAGAAG tttggaagaaatctgcCCCGTCATTTCGTGA